A part of Microbulbifer sp. MI-G genomic DNA contains:
- a CDS encoding DUF1289 domain-containing protein translates to MYRKIRTPCIGVCSTGIGDEVCRGCKRFAHEVIDWNAYTEEQRRIIAQRREGYLASAVRSLLEIVDQPLLLAQLKHQQIRFDDRQNPYCWVFELLRAGASQIANPREYGVSPTNQARGLSLEEIRQRIDEDFYALSVSYYQRYVSPGIVEG, encoded by the coding sequence ATGTACAGAAAAATTCGCACCCCCTGTATTGGGGTCTGTTCAACTGGTATTGGTGACGAGGTATGCCGCGGGTGCAAGCGTTTTGCCCATGAAGTCATCGATTGGAACGCCTATACCGAGGAGCAGCGCCGTATCATTGCACAGCGGCGCGAAGGCTACTTGGCCAGTGCGGTACGCAGCCTGTTGGAAATTGTAGATCAGCCGCTGTTGCTGGCTCAGTTGAAACATCAGCAGATTCGTTTTGACGATCGCCAAAATCCTTACTGTTGGGTGTTTGAACTATTGCGTGCAGGAGCAAGTCAGATTGCCAATCCACGGGAGTATGGGGTAAGCCCTACAAACCAGGCCCGGGGCTTATCCCTTGAGGAAATTCGCCAGCGTATTGATGAGGATTTTTATGCCTTGTCGGTTTCCTACTACCAGCGCTATGTATCCCCGGGGATAGTGGAGGGCTGA
- a CDS encoding HEAT repeat domain-containing protein, with product MEHFSIKTVVTCVLAATLLQACTLTVSTERPVVSEQAWSHRPTDDSGLAKVHFVDALADSHEVSVSKLPMVVHLDGKPIDAAAFIEQHLAKELQARKAGVTFTSDTKDQFILHDLEIISHRVSSFSPMVTLSMAQANLTVSGQSRRLVSFVKRAKVPVWSMDEINEPAYNEPLELVIKELAAKVNQNYHNRSLPDAEVEDLIEKIRAFNSGDGSIYLTMYELAFSNNKLAKPFMVEMTSHPAEYIRLAAISGLGILRAEDQFDHLVNLYQNSDIWQDRAMALKAIGDLGTEKSNAFLLKQRDRWQNVTSNEGIWNSRILSLYLDDSGN from the coding sequence GTGGAGCATTTTTCGATCAAGACTGTAGTAACATGCGTACTTGCAGCCACACTATTGCAGGCCTGCACGCTAACTGTCTCGACAGAGCGTCCCGTAGTATCGGAACAGGCGTGGAGCCATCGTCCCACGGATGATTCAGGATTGGCGAAGGTACACTTCGTAGACGCCTTGGCTGACTCTCACGAAGTATCGGTCAGCAAGCTTCCGATGGTTGTCCATCTGGATGGAAAGCCCATTGACGCTGCTGCGTTTATCGAGCAGCACCTGGCAAAAGAATTACAAGCACGTAAAGCAGGGGTCACGTTCACATCAGATACTAAAGATCAATTCATATTGCACGATCTAGAAATAATTTCTCACCGAGTATCCAGTTTTTCACCCATGGTCACTTTGAGCATGGCCCAGGCGAATCTCACAGTCTCCGGCCAATCACGGCGACTGGTTTCCTTCGTCAAACGCGCCAAAGTACCAGTGTGGTCAATGGATGAAATCAACGAACCGGCTTATAACGAACCACTTGAGCTGGTCATCAAAGAATTAGCGGCGAAGGTAAATCAGAATTACCATAATCGCAGCCTACCAGATGCTGAAGTGGAAGACCTGATCGAGAAAATCCGCGCGTTCAACTCAGGCGATGGCTCCATTTATCTCACTATGTACGAACTGGCGTTCTCGAACAATAAGCTAGCAAAGCCTTTCATGGTAGAAATGACCAGTCATCCGGCTGAATACATCAGGCTAGCAGCGATCTCAGGCCTCGGTATCCTACGAGCGGAAGACCAGTTTGACCATCTTGTCAATCTTTACCAAAACTCGGATATCTGGCAGGATCGAGCTATGGCACTGAAAGCTATCGGAGATTTGGGAACTGAAAAGAGCAACGCCTTTCTATTGAAGCAACGTGACCGTTGGCAAAATGTTACGAGTAATGAAGGTATCTGGAACTCTCGAATCCTGAGTCTCTATTTGGATGACAGCGGAAATTGA
- the nqrM gene encoding (Na+)-NQR maturation NqrM has translation MTVFIFAFVVMLLVVAGMAVGAMVQKKPLKGSCGGLNTIGMKQNCAICGGDDEACEKEQKRQRNKVAVEDIAYDATNRR, from the coding sequence ATGACGGTGTTTATCTTTGCCTTTGTTGTCATGTTACTGGTTGTCGCAGGGATGGCGGTAGGCGCCATGGTGCAGAAAAAACCGTTAAAAGGATCCTGCGGTGGACTCAACACTATCGGTATGAAACAGAACTGTGCTATCTGCGGTGGTGATGATGAAGCGTGTGAGAAAGAACAAAAACGTCAACGAAATAAAGTCGCTGTAGAGGATATTGCTTACGATGCTACCAACCGCAGGTAA
- the acnB gene encoding bifunctional aconitate hydratase 2/2-methylisocitrate dehydratase yields MLEAYLKHVAERAEQGIPPKPLDAEQVAGLVELLKAPPEGKEQELVELLTHRVPPGVDEAAYVKAGFLSAIIKGEADSPLIDRKQAVELLGQMLGGYNIATLVELLDDKDLGGLAAEQLKGTLLMFDAFHDVEEKAKAGNENARAVLQSWADAEWFAKRNKVPESIKVAVFKVTGETNTDDLSPAPDAWSRPDIPLHALAMYKMQRDGLKPQEPGAVGPLQQIEAVKAKGLPVAFVGDVVGTGSSRKSATNSVLWYFGEEIPGVPNKKGGGICIGSKVAPIFYNTMEDAGALVFEAPVDALGMGDVIEIRPYEGKILSEDGQVLSEFQLKSEVLLDEVQAGGRINLIIGRGLTGKAWESLGLPPSDLFRKPKQPVDTGKGFTLAQKMVGKACGMAGVRPGTYCEPKMTTVGSQDTTGPMTRDELKDLACLGFSADLVMQSFCHTAAYPKPVDIDTQHTLPDFIMNRGGVSLRPADGIIHSWLNRMLLPDTVGTGGDSHTRFPMGISFPAGSGLVAFAAATGVMPLDMPESVLVRFKGEMQPGITLRDLVHAIPYYAIKQGLLTVEKKGKKNIFSGRILEIEGLENLTVEQAFELSDASAERSAAGCTIKLSEDTIAEYLRSNITLLRWMIAEGYGSKRTLERRARAMEAWLAAPSLMQADANAEYLEVIEIDLAEIHEPIVCAPNDPDDARLLSEVAGDKVDEVFIGSCMTNIGHFRAAGKLLEQHKGGIATRMWIAPPTKMDEHQLMEEGYYNIYGASGARTEMPGCSLCMGNQARVAPNSTVLSTSTRNFPNRLGDGANVYLTSAELASVGAILGRLPTLEEYQAYAKNINSMAGEIYRYMNFDQIEEFQKSAEEGKRIAAIEIQEVAI; encoded by the coding sequence GTGCTCGAAGCCTACCTCAAACACGTCGCAGAACGCGCCGAACAGGGTATCCCACCAAAGCCACTGGACGCCGAGCAGGTAGCCGGCCTGGTTGAGTTGCTCAAAGCCCCGCCTGAGGGCAAAGAACAGGAACTGGTTGAATTGCTCACCCACCGCGTACCGCCGGGTGTTGACGAGGCCGCTTATGTCAAGGCCGGTTTCCTCTCTGCCATTATCAAAGGCGAAGCAGACTCCCCTCTGATCGATCGCAAACAGGCGGTAGAGCTGCTTGGTCAAATGTTGGGTGGCTACAATATCGCCACCCTGGTTGAATTGCTGGACGACAAGGATTTGGGCGGGCTGGCTGCCGAGCAGTTGAAAGGTACGCTGCTGATGTTCGATGCTTTCCACGATGTGGAAGAAAAAGCCAAGGCCGGCAATGAAAATGCCAGGGCGGTCCTGCAATCCTGGGCCGACGCCGAGTGGTTTGCCAAGCGCAACAAGGTGCCGGAAAGCATCAAGGTGGCAGTATTCAAGGTAACCGGGGAGACCAACACCGATGATTTGTCCCCGGCGCCCGATGCTTGGTCGCGTCCGGATATCCCCCTGCATGCACTCGCCATGTACAAAATGCAGCGCGACGGCCTGAAGCCGCAAGAACCCGGAGCCGTAGGCCCTTTGCAACAAATCGAGGCGGTGAAAGCCAAAGGCCTTCCTGTTGCCTTTGTCGGCGATGTCGTCGGCACCGGCTCCTCGCGTAAATCTGCCACCAACTCCGTGTTATGGTACTTTGGCGAAGAGATACCCGGCGTGCCCAATAAAAAAGGGGGGGGGATCTGTATCGGCAGTAAAGTTGCCCCCATCTTCTACAACACCATGGAAGATGCCGGAGCGTTGGTATTCGAAGCACCGGTTGATGCCCTGGGCATGGGCGATGTAATTGAAATCCGTCCTTATGAGGGAAAAATTCTCTCCGAAGATGGCCAAGTACTGTCCGAATTCCAATTAAAATCCGAGGTTCTGCTCGACGAGGTTCAGGCCGGTGGCCGTATCAATCTGATTATCGGTCGCGGTCTCACCGGTAAAGCATGGGAATCTCTGGGCCTGCCCCCCTCTGACCTGTTCCGAAAGCCCAAACAGCCGGTCGATACAGGCAAGGGCTTCACACTGGCACAGAAGATGGTCGGCAAAGCCTGTGGTATGGCGGGGGTTCGCCCGGGTACCTACTGCGAACCCAAAATGACTACCGTGGGCTCTCAGGACACCACCGGCCCCATGACCCGGGATGAACTGAAAGACTTGGCCTGTCTCGGCTTTTCCGCCGATCTGGTCATGCAATCCTTTTGTCATACCGCAGCCTATCCCAAACCCGTTGACATCGACACCCAGCACACCCTGCCGGACTTTATTATGAACCGCGGCGGCGTTTCCCTGCGCCCGGCAGACGGCATTATCCACAGCTGGCTGAACCGGATGCTGTTGCCCGACACCGTGGGTACTGGTGGTGATTCCCACACCCGTTTTCCCATGGGGATCTCTTTCCCTGCCGGTTCCGGACTGGTGGCCTTCGCGGCGGCCACCGGTGTCATGCCCCTGGATATGCCCGAATCTGTACTGGTGCGTTTCAAGGGTGAAATGCAACCCGGCATCACCCTGCGCGACCTGGTGCATGCCATTCCCTACTATGCCATCAAGCAAGGCCTGTTGACTGTAGAGAAAAAAGGCAAGAAGAATATCTTCTCTGGCCGCATTCTTGAGATCGAAGGGCTGGAAAATCTGACTGTTGAGCAGGCCTTCGAGCTATCCGATGCCTCTGCCGAGCGCTCTGCAGCCGGGTGTACCATCAAGCTGTCTGAAGACACCATCGCCGAATATCTGCGTTCCAACATCACCCTGTTGCGCTGGATGATTGCCGAGGGTTATGGCTCCAAACGCACCCTGGAGCGCCGCGCTCGCGCTATGGAAGCGTGGCTAGCCGCCCCGAGCCTGATGCAAGCGGATGCCAATGCCGAATATCTTGAGGTGATCGAAATTGATCTGGCAGAAATCCATGAACCCATCGTCTGTGCGCCGAACGACCCGGATGACGCCCGATTGTTATCCGAGGTGGCTGGCGATAAGGTGGATGAGGTATTTATTGGCTCCTGTATGACCAATATCGGCCACTTCCGCGCTGCGGGTAAACTTCTGGAACAGCACAAGGGTGGCATTGCTACCCGCATGTGGATTGCACCGCCTACCAAAATGGATGAACACCAGCTGATGGAAGAAGGCTACTACAACATTTATGGCGCTTCCGGTGCCCGCACCGAAATGCCTGGATGCTCCCTGTGTATGGGTAACCAGGCCCGCGTAGCACCAAACAGCACGGTACTGTCCACTTCCACCCGCAATTTTCCCAACCGCCTGGGCGACGGTGCCAATGTCTACCTCACTTCTGCAGAACTTGCCTCAGTGGGTGCCATTCTCGGCAGACTGCCCACTCTGGAGGAGTATCAGGCGTATGCGAAAAACATCAACTCTATGGCAGGCGAGATCTATCGCTACATGAACTTTGACCAGATTGAGGAATTCCAGAAGTCTGCTGAGGAAGGCAAACGTATCGCCGCCATTGAAATCCAGGAGGTTGCCATTTAA
- a CDS encoding zinc metalloprotease: MKSLMNNRLRIKSWFLSLLFFPSVLLSHNLLALEEIEGSQKALRCGTEHPTEQEAVLQESYFRMMNGALRNYVHRQAGLVGVNVHFHVITDTFGNGSLSLLEINNQMSVLNAAFSATPFSFNLASVTTTANNSWYQVAPSTSAEFQMKSALRVGGAADLNIYTANIGGGLLGWATFPSSYASNPINDGVVILTESLPGGSASPYNEGDILVHEVGHWVGLYHTFQGGCSSPGDFVADTPAESSPSRGCPVGRDSCQGPGFPGVDPIHNYMNYTDNACMFQFTSGQSTRADQQSSFYRGL, translated from the coding sequence ATGAAATCCTTAATGAATAATAGGTTGCGAATAAAATCCTGGTTTTTGAGTCTGTTATTTTTCCCTTCTGTCCTGCTTTCCCATAACCTGCTTGCCCTCGAAGAGATTGAAGGGAGTCAAAAAGCGCTTCGCTGTGGTACGGAGCACCCAACGGAACAAGAGGCAGTATTGCAGGAGAGTTATTTTAGAATGATGAACGGTGCATTGCGCAATTATGTTCATCGCCAGGCTGGTCTGGTAGGGGTGAACGTGCATTTTCATGTAATCACAGACACCTTCGGAAATGGTTCCCTGTCTCTCCTTGAAATCAACAACCAAATGAGCGTATTGAATGCCGCATTTTCTGCAACACCTTTCAGTTTCAACCTGGCATCGGTGACAACCACAGCAAATAACAGTTGGTACCAAGTCGCACCCAGTACCAGTGCCGAATTCCAGATGAAGTCGGCGCTACGCGTAGGAGGCGCCGCAGATTTAAATATTTACACGGCGAATATCGGTGGTGGTTTGTTGGGATGGGCAACCTTTCCCAGCAGTTATGCCTCAAATCCCATTAATGATGGCGTGGTTATTTTGACGGAGTCCCTGCCGGGTGGCAGTGCCTCACCCTACAACGAGGGAGATATCCTGGTTCATGAAGTGGGACATTGGGTGGGGTTGTACCATACCTTTCAGGGTGGCTGCAGCAGCCCGGGAGACTTTGTCGCAGATACGCCGGCGGAAAGCTCTCCATCCCGCGGATGTCCGGTGGGACGGGACTCCTGCCAGGGACCTGGATTTCCAGGCGTGGACCCGATCCACAACTACATGAATTACACCGATAATGCCTGTATGTTCCAATTTACCTCGGGCCAATCAACCCGTGCTGACCAGCAGAGTAGCTTTTACCGTGGTCTTTAG
- a CDS encoding FAD:protein FMN transferase, with protein sequence MGTSYHITMVDIPRGADRAKLQALIDSELHQVNQVMSTYIDNSELMRFNRSPVGQAIPVSKPLADVVEMSLDIYRRSDGAFEVTVGPLVNLWGFGPQPEPEKIPSETDIARLQQIVGSDALKMTREPDTLTRERPVEIDLSAIAKGYGVDRIALLLEQRGIRNYLVEIGGELRTLGKNPKGRIWRIGIEAPDSIGQIVQQSIGVSGKGVATSGDYRNYYERGGVRYAHSIDPRTGRPLQHRLASVTVVADSCAEADGLATALNVLGVEAGMALAERENLAVFMLVKTDKGFEQRYSAAFAPYLEKSE encoded by the coding sequence ATGGGGACCAGTTATCACATCACCATGGTGGATATTCCCAGAGGGGCAGATCGAGCCAAATTGCAGGCACTGATCGACAGTGAGCTGCATCAGGTCAACCAGGTTATGTCCACCTACATCGATAATTCCGAGTTGATGCGCTTCAATCGGAGCCCTGTGGGTCAGGCCATACCAGTGAGCAAGCCGCTTGCGGATGTTGTGGAGATGTCTCTGGATATCTACCGACGCAGTGACGGCGCCTTTGAGGTCACGGTTGGCCCCCTGGTCAATTTATGGGGATTTGGCCCCCAGCCGGAACCAGAGAAGATTCCCTCCGAGACAGACATTGCCCGCTTGCAGCAGATCGTGGGTTCCGATGCTCTAAAAATGACTCGTGAGCCGGATACCCTCACTCGAGAGCGCCCGGTGGAAATAGACCTATCGGCCATTGCCAAAGGGTATGGGGTCGATCGGATTGCGCTGCTTCTGGAACAGCGGGGCATTCGCAACTATCTGGTCGAGATTGGCGGTGAACTGCGTACCCTGGGTAAGAATCCAAAAGGTAGAATCTGGCGAATCGGCATCGAGGCGCCTGACTCCATAGGTCAAATCGTTCAGCAGTCTATTGGTGTCAGTGGCAAAGGGGTAGCGACCAGCGGTGATTACCGCAATTACTACGAACGCGGGGGTGTGCGCTATGCACACAGCATAGATCCCCGTACCGGGCGCCCGTTACAGCACAGGCTTGCATCTGTGACCGTTGTTGCCGATAGCTGTGCCGAGGCCGACGGCCTTGCAACGGCTCTGAATGTGCTGGGTGTTGAAGCGGGGATGGCTTTGGCTGAGCGCGAAAATCTGGCTGTTTTTATGTTGGTAAAAACTGACAAGGGGTTTGAACAGCGGTACAGCGCCGCTTTTGCCCCTTATCTGGAGAAGTCTGAGTGA
- a CDS encoding thioesterase family protein — MTEPSPSEFRELVKGFFEQIPFNQQIGLEMQSLDLEALTLSAGFALRPQLIGNIWKNILHGGVIATALDTVGGLTAMVAAYQRLGDLSWEEKVDRLSKLGTVDMRVDYLKPGRGQHFLCEGAILRTGKKLVVTRMELRNDMDMLIATGTATYLY, encoded by the coding sequence ATGACAGAACCCTCTCCGAGTGAATTTCGGGAGCTGGTCAAGGGGTTTTTTGAGCAAATTCCTTTTAACCAGCAAATTGGACTTGAAATGCAGTCCCTGGACCTGGAAGCCCTAACACTTTCTGCAGGTTTTGCATTGCGCCCACAACTCATCGGTAATATCTGGAAAAACATTTTACACGGCGGTGTTATCGCCACGGCTCTGGATACCGTTGGCGGCCTCACCGCCATGGTGGCCGCCTATCAGCGTTTGGGAGATTTGTCCTGGGAGGAAAAGGTGGATCGCCTTTCGAAACTCGGCACTGTGGATATGCGGGTGGATTACCTGAAACCGGGCAGGGGCCAGCATTTTCTCTGTGAAGGCGCCATTCTTCGCACAGGTAAAAAACTGGTGGTTACCCGTATGGAGCTGCGCAATGATATGGATATGTTGATCGCCACCGGGACCGCCACTTATCTCTACTAG
- the nqrE gene encoding NADH:ubiquinone reductase (Na(+)-transporting) subunit E, protein MALAFFLGMCTFLAVSKKIEAAIGLGVAVIVVLTLTVPVNNLIYTYLLKDGALAWAGYPDVDLSFLGLLSYIGVIAALVQILEMFLDKYVPALYNALGVFLPLITVNCAILGASLFMVEREYAFGESVAYGFGAGLGWALAITALAGIREKLKYSDVPDGLKGLGITFVTVGLMSLGFMSFGGIDI, encoded by the coding sequence ATGGCGCTGGCTTTTTTTCTCGGCATGTGTACCTTCCTGGCTGTATCGAAGAAGATTGAAGCCGCGATTGGATTGGGGGTGGCGGTGATCGTGGTACTGACCCTGACAGTACCTGTGAATAACCTGATCTACACCTACCTGTTGAAAGACGGTGCGCTGGCCTGGGCCGGTTATCCGGATGTGGATCTGAGCTTCCTTGGCTTGTTGTCTTATATCGGTGTGATCGCAGCGCTGGTACAGATTCTGGAAATGTTTCTGGATAAGTATGTACCGGCACTGTACAACGCCTTGGGTGTCTTTCTGCCGCTGATTACCGTGAACTGTGCCATCCTTGGGGCTTCCCTGTTCATGGTGGAGCGCGAGTATGCGTTTGGGGAGAGTGTTGCCTATGGCTTTGGCGCCGGCCTCGGCTGGGCCCTGGCGATTACCGCGCTGGCGGGCATTCGCGAAAAGTTGAAGTATAGCGACGTACCGGATGGCCTGAAGGGCCTGGGCATCACCTTCGTAACGGTTGGTTTGATGTCCCTGGGCTTTATGTCCTTCGGCGGCATCGACATCTGA
- a CDS encoding NADH:ubiquinone reductase (Na(+)-transporting) subunit D, with product MKVKDTLLEPIFNNNPIALQILGICSALAVTSSLQVTLVMCIALTSVVACSNVAVSLIRNQIPNSIRIIVQMTVIASLVILVDQVIKALAYDISKQLSVFVGLIITNCIVMGRAEAFAMKNPPLPSFFDGLGNGLGYSVILIGLAFIRELFGAGKLFGVDILYTVSNGGWYVPNGLLLLPPSAFFLIGLFIWAIRAWKPAQVEQDEFRIAPNTQAQEV from the coding sequence ATGAAAGTCAAAGACACTCTGCTCGAGCCCATTTTTAACAACAACCCGATCGCGTTGCAGATCCTGGGTATCTGTTCTGCACTGGCCGTAACCAGTTCGCTGCAGGTCACCCTGGTCATGTGTATCGCGCTTACCTCGGTTGTGGCCTGTTCCAACGTTGCGGTCTCCCTGATCCGCAACCAGATTCCCAACAGTATCCGCATTATCGTGCAGATGACAGTGATCGCGTCTCTGGTCATTCTGGTTGATCAGGTGATCAAGGCGCTGGCGTATGACATCTCCAAACAATTGTCGGTGTTTGTTGGCCTGATTATTACCAACTGTATTGTGATGGGGCGCGCAGAAGCCTTCGCTATGAAAAACCCGCCACTGCCCAGCTTCTTTGACGGCCTTGGCAATGGCTTGGGCTACAGCGTGATTCTCATTGGTCTGGCCTTTATTCGCGAACTCTTTGGTGCAGGCAAACTGTTTGGTGTGGATATCCTGTACACCGTCAGCAACGGTGGCTGGTATGTCCCCAACGGTCTGCTGCTGTTGCCACCTAGTGCGTTTTTCCTGATCGGTCTGTTTATCTGGGCGATTCGCGCCTGGAAGCCCGCTCAGGTGGAGCAGGACGAATTCAGGATTGCGCCCAATACCCAGGCGCAGGAGGTTTAA
- the nqrF gene encoding NADH:ubiquinone reductase (Na(+)-transporting) subunit F, producing the protein MNSIEIILGVAMFTVIVLVLVAVILVARSRLVNTGNVNILVNGEKNLTVPAGGKLLQTLAANNLFLASACGGGGSCAQCVCKVISGGGDMLPTEAAHFTPRDAKEGKRLSCQVAVKQDMTIEVPEEVFGVKQWECTVESNPNVATFIKELTLRLPEGENVDFRAGGYVQLEAPPHHVKFADFDVEEQYRGDWEHFGFFKLESKVTEPVVRAYSMANYPEEKGVVKFNIRIATPPPRTEGIPPGQMSSYVFSLKPGDKIKVYGPFGEFFARDTDNEMVFIGGGAGMAPMRSHIFDQLKRLNSKRKISFWYGARSLREMFYEGDYNGLASEFDNFQWHVALSDPQPEDNWSGYTGFIHNVVYENYLKDHPAPEDCEYYMCGPPMMNAAVINMLKDLGVEDENILLDDFGG; encoded by the coding sequence ATGAACAGTATTGAAATTATCCTCGGCGTGGCGATGTTTACCGTTATCGTTCTGGTACTGGTAGCGGTGATCCTTGTAGCTCGCTCGCGCCTGGTAAACACCGGCAACGTCAATATTCTGGTCAACGGCGAAAAGAACCTGACCGTGCCTGCGGGTGGTAAACTGCTGCAAACCCTGGCGGCCAACAACCTGTTTTTGGCCTCTGCCTGTGGCGGTGGCGGCAGCTGTGCGCAGTGTGTGTGCAAAGTCATCTCCGGTGGGGGGGATATGCTGCCCACTGAAGCAGCACACTTTACCCCGCGCGATGCCAAAGAGGGCAAGCGCCTGTCCTGTCAGGTGGCGGTGAAACAGGATATGACAATCGAAGTGCCCGAAGAGGTGTTTGGTGTGAAGCAGTGGGAGTGTACTGTGGAATCTAACCCGAATGTGGCCACTTTTATCAAGGAACTCACCCTGCGCCTGCCCGAAGGTGAAAATGTCGACTTCCGTGCAGGTGGTTACGTACAGCTGGAGGCGCCGCCCCACCATGTGAAATTCGCCGATTTCGATGTGGAAGAACAGTACCGCGGTGACTGGGAGCACTTCGGCTTTTTCAAACTGGAATCCAAGGTGACAGAACCTGTTGTACGCGCCTACTCCATGGCCAACTATCCGGAGGAGAAGGGGGTTGTAAAGTTCAACATCCGTATTGCCACCCCGCCGCCGCGCACCGAGGGCATACCACCGGGTCAGATGTCTTCCTATGTGTTCAGCCTGAAGCCTGGTGACAAGATCAAGGTGTACGGACCCTTCGGCGAGTTCTTCGCCAGGGACACCGATAACGAGATGGTTTTTATTGGTGGTGGTGCCGGTATGGCACCCATGCGCTCGCACATTTTCGACCAGCTCAAGCGCCTAAACTCCAAGCGCAAGATCAGCTTCTGGTACGGTGCCCGCTCCCTGCGGGAGATGTTCTACGAAGGAGACTACAACGGCCTGGCCTCCGAATTCGATAACTTCCAGTGGCATGTGGCGCTGTCGGACCCGCAGCCGGAAGACAACTGGAGCGGTTACACAGGGTTTATTCACAACGTGGTCTATGAAAATTACCTGAAGGACCACCCGGCTCCGGAAGACTGCGAGTACTATATGTGTGGACCGCCTATGATGAACGCGGCAGTGATCAATATGCTCAAAGACTTGGGCGTTGAGGATGAAAATATTCTCCTCGACGATTTTGGCGGTTGA
- the sthA gene encoding Si-specific NAD(P)(+) transhydrogenase — MAEQKFDLVVIGSGPAGEAAAMSAAKQGMRVAVIEKRQVVGGNCTHKGTIPSKALRHSVKQLMRYNTQSVFRALGEPRRLTFPQVMQTVNKVISYQVEMHTSLYARNRVELIVGEASFHNANSLDVQLPDGATESVTAKKFIIATGSRPYHPADVDFGHERVYDSDTILDMQHTPHSIMIYGAGVIGCEYASIFAGLGVKVDLINTRSSLLEFLDDEISDALSYHLRDMGVTVRHREEYARVLLNAQGVIMEMQSGKRIHADALLWCNGRTGNTSSLGLDNVGLEANHRGQLRVDDHYCTEVENIYAVGDVIGWPSLASASYDQGRAVAAAIAGRGHRVVEDAPTGIYTLPEISSVGKTESELTAAKVPYEVGRALFKHTARAQISGERVGMLKILFHIKTREILGIHCFGAEAAEIVHIGQAIMKQPAENNTIDYFVNTTFNYPTMAEAYRSAALDGLNRVARL, encoded by the coding sequence ATGGCAGAGCAAAAATTTGATCTGGTTGTTATTGGTTCCGGCCCTGCTGGAGAAGCCGCTGCAATGAGCGCTGCCAAGCAAGGAATGCGTGTGGCGGTGATCGAAAAACGCCAGGTGGTTGGCGGCAACTGTACCCACAAGGGTACTATCCCTTCCAAGGCGCTGCGCCACTCAGTAAAACAGCTCATGCGCTACAACACACAAAGTGTATTTCGCGCACTGGGTGAACCGCGCCGGCTTACTTTTCCCCAGGTGATGCAAACGGTCAACAAAGTCATTTCCTATCAAGTGGAAATGCATACCTCTTTATATGCGCGCAACCGGGTTGAGCTGATTGTGGGGGAGGCCAGTTTCCACAATGCTAACAGCCTGGATGTGCAGTTGCCAGATGGTGCTACGGAAAGTGTCACTGCAAAAAAATTCATCATCGCCACTGGCTCGCGCCCGTATCATCCGGCGGATGTGGATTTCGGGCACGAGCGTGTATACGACAGTGATACCATTTTGGATATGCAGCACACCCCACACTCCATTATGATCTATGGAGCAGGGGTGATCGGTTGCGAATATGCCTCTATTTTTGCCGGCCTGGGAGTCAAGGTTGACTTGATCAATACCCGTAGCAGCCTGCTGGAATTCCTTGATGACGAAATCTCTGATGCCCTGAGCTATCATCTGCGCGATATGGGAGTGACTGTCCGTCACCGGGAAGAATATGCGCGAGTACTGCTCAATGCGCAGGGGGTGATTATGGAGATGCAGTCCGGCAAGCGTATCCACGCCGATGCACTGCTCTGGTGTAACGGTCGTACCGGTAATACCAGCAGTTTGGGTCTGGATAATGTTGGTTTGGAAGCCAATCACCGCGGTCAGCTGAGGGTAGATGATCATTACTGTACTGAGGTGGAAAATATTTACGCGGTAGGGGATGTGATTGGCTGGCCCAGTCTTGCCAGTGCCTCCTATGATCAAGGCCGTGCTGTGGCGGCAGCCATTGCCGGGCGCGGCCACCGTGTTGTCGAAGACGCACCCACCGGTATCTATACCCTACCGGAAATCTCTTCCGTGGGTAAAACCGAATCCGAGTTGACCGCCGCCAAGGTGCCCTACGAGGTGGGCCGTGCGCTTTTCAAGCACACTGCGCGCGCACAGATTTCCGGTGAGCGTGTGGGTATGCTCAAGATCCTGTTCCACATCAAAACCCGCGAAATCCTCGGGATTCACTGTTTCGGTGCCGAAGCTGCAGAAATTGTGCATATCGGCCAGGCGATTATGAAGCAGCCTGCAGAAAATAATACGATCGATTACTTCGTCAATACCACATTCAACTATCCCACGATGGCGGAGGCATACCGCAGTGCCGCTCTGGATGGACTTAACCGGGTTGCACGATTATGA